One Flavobacterium sp. 90 DNA segment encodes these proteins:
- a CDS encoding cytochrome c, protein MKKIKQILLLSITLITLLIGVIFYQIKTYVPPAFDCRMPVPDFCGTPDYTENATKGKEIFNANCAACHKKHARSTGPALQNADSLVILKWLTNKKNKIDRTKIEKFGIDYHKMTFSKALNKEEVANLIEYCRN, encoded by the coding sequence ATGAAAAAAATCAAACAAATTCTTCTTTTATCAATAACACTTATTACTCTCCTAATTGGAGTAATATTCTATCAAATAAAAACTTACGTTCCGCCAGCTTTTGATTGTAGAATGCCAGTTCCTGACTTTTGCGGAACACCCGATTATACAGAAAACGCAACAAAGGGAAAAGAAATTTTTAATGCAAATTGCGCAGCTTGCCATAAAAAACATGCCAGATCTACGGGACCTGCACTTCAAAACGCAGATTCCTTAGTAATACTAAAATGGTTAACCAATAAAAAGAATAAAATAGACCGCACAAAAATTGAAAAATTTGGAATTGACTATCATAAAATGACATTCTCAAAAGCTCTAAACAAAGAAGAAGTAGCCAATCTAATTGAATATTGCAGAAATTAA